A segment of the Hyperolius riggenbachi isolate aHypRig1 chromosome 8, aHypRig1.pri, whole genome shotgun sequence genome:
GTCTTTCCATCACCATGAAAATTGTATCTTCAGAACATGCTCCTTAAATATTTCATCTTTCGCTGTAGAGCTGTCTTCACATCAGTATTTTTCAGGCTGTAGATGAAGGGGTTTAGCATGGGAATCACAGCTGTGTTGAGCAAAGTCAAAAGcttggtggaaataaaggtgctgcTTGGTGTCAGATATTGACATACAAGACTTGTGTAGAGCAGACTAACAACAGTGAGGTGAGAGGAACATGTGTAGAAAGCTTTAGACCTCCCTGTAGTAGACTTAATTCTTAATATGGTAGCAATTATGATGACATAGGAGATAAAGGTAAGGAAAAAGGGTGTGAAAACGGAAAGAGCCCCCATTGTGAAGATCTCCAATTCTAAAATTGAGTTATCATTGCAagtaatattttttaaaatcataaTGTCACATAAGAAGTGGTTGATTACATTAGAAGCATAACAAGAGAACTGTAATAGGGTGATCATTATAGGAAGAAATTCTAAAAGACCAATTGACCAGGAGAAGGTGGTCAAGCCGGCACAGACTCTGCTGTTCATGACAGATGAATAATTCAACGGACTACAGATGGCAATATAACGGTCATAGCTCATGGCTGTGAGTAATATTAACTCATTGCCACCAAACCACCCAAAGCAATATACTTGTGTTGTGCAGTGTATAAAAGACATTACATTATTTCCTGTTACAAACATTACAAGAAtcttgtgcagtgtaacagtgggaGTAAAAATGTTTAGAATGGACAGATTACACAGGAAGAAGTACATGGGAGTATGGAGATGAGAGTCCAGCCAAACCAGAAGTAGAATGGTCAGGTTTCCACCAAGAGTGATGAGATAAATCAGAAGAACCAAGAGAGAGATCACAATCTGCACCTCTGGGACATCTGAAACCCCTTTTAGAATGAAATAAGTCACCATTGTCTTGTTCTTCATCTTATCCTCAATTATGTATGTCTACCTGTCTATGCTGAAAACAATAAAGTTATGTGCCTTGTATACCAAACTAATTCTGGATTTGTACTTATTTTTGTCAGTTCACGAGTAAGGAAAATGTAGTGGTTCGTTTTATAAATTAGTATAAGGGACTGCATTAGATTTTAGATAAGCAGGTCACTAGGTATAAAGCAGTGACATGGGGAATTTGTCAAGCATTAGTAGTAGGTGATGAAAAACAGGTGGTTTTCATTGTGTTTTTTTGAGCACCTACTTAATAGGAGACTTCTCCTCAACAATGTCCTTATTCCTGGAACCTATAAAACCTGTCCGATCATTTTCAGTAATCTACTCTGTGAGTTAAAAACCAGGGTTCCTGTTGTAACAGACTACTTCACCCTATTGTAATctgatttaaagaaaatctgtattgttaaaatcgcacaaaagtaaacataccagtgcgttaggggacatctcctattaccctctgacacaattttgccgctcctcgccgcattaaaagtggttaaaaacagtttttaaaagtttgtttataaacaaacaaaatggccaccaaaacaggaagtaggttgatgtacagtatgtccacacatagaaaatacatccatacacaagcaggctgtatacagccttccttttgaatctcaagagatcatttgtgtgtttctttccccctgttctcatgcactgaagtttcaggctgcttgtttcttcctgcaaacagctttgcccttgtctgtaattcttcagtatgtgaaagcccagccagctcagaggacgatttatccagcttgtaaaagataagagagaagagagaagctgctctaatcctaaataacacacaggcagtgtgcatagaggggcctggaagggggagttcatagcagaaccacaacactgaagaacttggcagccttccagacacaggccgacaagtctgacaggggaaagatacattgatttattacagagactgtgatagtagaaagtgctgcagtaagccagaacacattagaatagctttttgaacttgttggatgataaaaaacaggatgcaatttttgttacggagactCTTTAAAACTACTCTCCAAATGTTGTCTGACTACACAGCTTCCAAAAGATAGTCAGCATTTCAATCTGCAGattacttatctttattaaaacaaaatagCAACACAatcaaattaaaaataataaaataaataaatggatatATTATGATTTCTACACTTTTGGAGAGGAACTGGAGCAGAATATATTGGTCCATTACCTGGTTAAATTATACGGTAATATCAGTTGCAACACAAGTTGGCTGCAAATTGTATACATTGTGTCTGTGAAAGTGCAGGGGCTGCATTAAATAATCACAGATCCTTGCTGTAGATACATTTTTATATTCTCTTAGAAAGACCTCATAACAAGTCCTTTGTGAACTCCCTTCCCTGAAGGCCAGCCTGTTTTTCTTAGTTATAATTTTCTAAATGATATTCCTAAAATCTCAACAGTCATTATCCATGTGGAATTCAGTGCAATGCTGTACATAGTGTTATTCAATAGATTGAGATGACACAGTGTATTAAATGATGGACATTGTGGCAGAAGTCAGTTAATGTTTATTATTATGTGAAGATAATGCGTTGGTTGttataataaaaaatgtcagttaaatatgtcaTATATGGGACacacacaataattgtttaaataaatttaGGCCAAtgtatacatttgggcactgttgtcattttattgattcccaaaccttaaaccaTTAGTTTAAACCTttaaactaattattggaactcatattgacttggtaagctcagtgacccctaacctacatacacaggtgaatccaattatgagaaagagtctttaagggggttaattgtaagtttccctcctcttttaattttctctgaagagtagcaacatgggggtctcaaaacaactctcaaatgactcccaaatgacaaagattgttcaccatcatggtttaggggaaggatacagaaagctggatCCTAGATTTCAGctctctgtttccacagttaggaacatattaaggaaaCGGAAGACCACAGTTAAGGCTCGACgtgacagaccaagaaaaatcttggataaacagaagtgacaaatggtgagaacagtcagagtcaacccacagaccagcaccaaagacctacaacattattgtgctgcagatagagtcactgtgcatcgttcaacaattcggcgcactttacacaaggagatgctgtatacgAGAGTgacgcagaggaagccttttctccacccacagcacaagcagagctgcttgaggtatgctaaagcacatttggacaagccagcttcattttggaataag
Coding sequences within it:
- the LOC137527241 gene encoding olfactory receptor 2AP1-like; translated protein: MKNKTMVTYFILKGVSDVPEVQIVISLLVLLIYLITLGGNLTILLLVWLDSHLHTPMYFFLCNLSILNIFTPTVTLHKILVMFVTGNNVMSFIHCTTQVYCFGWFGGNELILLTAMSYDRYIAICSPLNYSSVMNSRVCAGLTTFSWSIGLLEFLPIMITLLQFSCYASNVINHFLCDIMILKNITCNDNSILELEIFTMGALSVFTPFFLTFISYVIIIATILRIKSTTGRSKAFYTCSSHLTVVSLLYTSLVCQYLTPSSTFISTKLLTLLNTAVIPMLNPFIYSLKNTDVKTALQRKMKYLRSMF